A genomic window from Acidimicrobiia bacterium includes:
- a CDS encoding YggS family pyridoxal phosphate-dependent enzyme — translation MSEPASIAQRLAEVEARITRAATEAGRARDDITLVTVTKTIGAARVREAMAAGATDLGENRAQELVAKAGEIAEVPAGPARWHFIGRLQRNKVKTLARLVDRWHSIDRVELVDPLARHAPGARVLVEVNLSDEPQKGGCRPEDTSVLVDRLRGGGLVVDGLMTVPAAEGDPRPTFAALREMGQSLGLSALSMGMTGDFEAAIGEGATIVRIGSAIFGPRSGAAGLRR, via the coding sequence CGCATCACGCGCGCGGCAACCGAGGCCGGACGCGCGCGCGACGACATCACGCTCGTCACGGTGACGAAGACGATCGGCGCGGCGCGCGTACGCGAAGCCATGGCGGCCGGCGCGACGGATCTCGGCGAGAACCGCGCGCAGGAGCTCGTCGCGAAGGCTGGGGAGATCGCCGAGGTTCCGGCCGGCCCCGCGCGCTGGCACTTCATCGGCCGGCTGCAGCGCAACAAGGTCAAGACGCTCGCGCGTCTCGTCGACCGCTGGCACTCGATCGACCGGGTCGAGCTCGTCGATCCGCTCGCCCGGCACGCCCCGGGCGCCCGGGTGCTCGTCGAGGTGAACCTGTCGGACGAGCCGCAGAAAGGCGGTTGTCGACCCGAGGACACGAGTGTGCTTGTCGACCGGCTACGAGGCGGGGGACTGGTCGTCGACGGTCTGATGACGGTGCCCGCCGCGGAGGGTGACCCCCGCCCGACGTTCGCCGCACTGCGCGAAATGGGCCAATCGCTGGGCCTGTCCGCGCTCTCGATGGGTATGACGGGTGACTTCGAGGCGGCGATCGGCGAGGGCGCGACGATCGTGCGGATCGGCTCCGCGATCTTCGGTCCGCGCTCCGGAGCCGCGGGTCTGCGACGATAG